A section of the Triticum dicoccoides isolate Atlit2015 ecotype Zavitan chromosome 7A, WEW_v2.0, whole genome shotgun sequence genome encodes:
- the LOC119329740 gene encoding peroxidase 16-like — protein sequence MAMRSRGLQLRSRRESLLVVVVVVVGVLLLLATAAPRVAAAGLSRNYYAKTCPNVEALVRGAVTQKLQETFNAAPGTLRLFFHDCFVRGCDASVLISGPGDEHSAGADTTLSPDALDLITRAKAAVDADAGCSNKVSCADILALATRDVVQQAGGPSYPVELGRLDGKVGTRAVVKHSLPGAGFSLDQLNKLFAANGLTQTDMIALSGGHTIGVTHCDKFVRRLYTFKGARPQYSPPMNLAFLRQMRGTCPLNYSPATVAMLDAVTPNRFDNGYYQTLQQQKGLLSSDQVLFADRRSRATVNHFASNQTAFFDAFVAAMAKLGRIGVKTAGSDAEIRRVCTKVN from the exons ATGGCAATGAGGTCGAGGGGGCTGCAGCTGCGGTCGCGGCGGGAGAGCttgctcgtcgtcgtcgtcgtcgtcgtcggcgtgctgctgctgctggcgaCGGCGGCGCCGCGCGTCGCGGCGGCGGGGCTGAGCCGGAACTACTACGCCAAGACGTGCCCCAACGTGGAGGCGCTGGTCCGCGGCGCCGTGACCCAGAAGCTTCAGGAGACCTTCAACGCCGCGCCCGGCACCCTCCGCCTCttcttccacgactgcttcgtcaGG GGGTGCGACGCCTCGGTGCTCATCTCCGGGCCTGGCGACGAGCACAGCGCGGGCGCGGACACGACGCTGTCGCCGGACGCGCTGGACCTCATCACGCGCGCCAAGGCCGCCGTGGACGCCGACGCCGGCTGCTCCAACAAGGTCTCCTGCGCCGACATCCTCGCGCTCGCCACCCGCGACGTCGTCCAGCAG GCGGGAGGGCCGTCGTACCCGGTGGAGCTGGGGCGGCTGGACGGCAAGGTGGGCACGCGCGCCGTCGTGAAGCACAGCCTCCCCGGCGCCGGCTTCTCCCTGGACCAGCTCAACAAGCTCTTCGCCGCCAACGGCCTCACCCAGACCGACATGATCGCCCTCTCAG GGGGGCACACGATCGGGGTGACGCACTGCGACAAGTTCGTGCGGCGGCTGTACACCTTCAAGGGGGCGCGGCCGCAGTACAGCCCGCCGATGAACCTGGCGTTCCTGCGGCAGATGCGGGGGACGTGCCCGCTCAACTACAGCCCGGCCACGGTGGCCATGCTGGACGCCGTCACGCCCAACAGGTTCGACAACGGCTACTACCAGACGCTGCAGCAGCAGAAGGGCCTGCTGTCGTCGGACCAGGTGCTCTTCGCCGACCGCCGCTCCCGGGCCACCGTCAACCACTTCGCGTCCAACCAGACCGCCTTCTTCGACGCCTTCGTCGCCGCTATGGCCAAGCTCGGCCGCATCGGGGTCAAGACCGCTGGCTCCGACGCCGAGATCCGCCGGGTCTGCACCAAGGTCAACTAA